The genome window CCAGCAGATTGGATCGCGCTTCAGAGCGCGACACTGCACCCTCGATGTCGAACCGAAGCGTGTAGCTGCGGTCAGCCGCAGGAGCTCACAGGCCGCCGCTGTTGTTGGTTTCAGTGACTGTGACTGGCATAGGGGTTTCGCTTCCTTGGTCGCCGGATGCTTCTTCCGGGTCTACAGGAATCTCGTCGTTGGGTGCGCCGAATGGTGTCATTTCAGTTGAGAGTCGTCGGGGTCGTCGCGCCCTGCAGTTTCGCGCTCTTCGCCTTGGCGGCGATCTCCAGCTGGTCCAGCAACACGCGGTCGGCGTCGATCTCGCCGAGGTACTTCATTGCGTCGTGGTGAAGCTCTTTGCCCTGCACGATCGCGCTGAGCATCAGGTCGCGAATCTCGTCGGGCTGCATCAACGCAAAGGCAGCCATGAAGGCGTCGACCGCGTCGCCGACGGTCTTGACGTCCAAGCTTCGGCCGAAGTCTTGGTAGGTCATGCCGCACGCGTCGCACTGGTCTTGGACCGTCACATAGATCGCGTCGAGCAGTGCGATCGGATCGTCAGCGAGCAGCTTGAAGCCCTCGCCGTTCTTGCCGGCGAGGATGTTCACGCCGACCTCGTCGCGGATGCGCTTCGCGGTCGGGAAGTCCAAGGCGACGCGAAACTCGCGGCCGTCCTTGTTCGTGAATGTCCTCATCGCCTCTTCGTTGATCTCGCTCATGGTCGTCCTTTGGTGAATGGTCTGGGTGTCCCCTGAAAACGGCGGAGCAGGTTTCCCCGCTCCACCGCTGATGACGCCTGCGGGTTCTCAAGCCGCAGGCACCGACCAAGGAAGCAGAAGACGGGGACTCCCTTGGCCGGCCATGAGGGTCATGCGGCGGCCTCGCCAGTGGCATAGACGGCCGCCTTGGGCTCGCCGAGGGCGAAGCCGAAGTCGTGATAGATCCTCCACCGGACGCCCAGCGTGTCGGGGTCGCTCTCAACGTCGTAGTAGTTGATGGTCGGCGTGCTTCGACCGTTGAGGAACGAACTGATAAAGGGCTAGGCCGAAGCGGCGGCGAATAGCAGCCAGTGCGTCCCGCTTGCTGAGCTGTACTTGCCGGTGTTCGACAGTCGGGGTTCAACGGCTAGCCGCACGGCGTTTCGGTTCGGGTTGCCGGTCGGCAGCCGATCGCCCGTCTTGATTCGCTGCAGCGCGTCGGACTCAAGCAAGGCCTTCGCCTCGTGGTGAAGCTCTGGCGGGACGAGCAGCGTCGTTGGGCTGAAGTCGAGGTCGTTATTTTCGTCATACCGCTGCGTGTGGAGCAAGACGATCGCGTCACGAAGCGTGTCGGCGTTGAGCACGCTGCCATTAGTGCTCGACGAGTTGAGGACGTTGCCGTTGGCGCCGGCGAAGTGCGACCCGCCGTCTATCGCATTGAACAGCGTCTCGTAGGCAACGTCGCTCATCTTCCGCATCGCCCGGTTGCCGAACTCACGCCCCATGTCGAGGAAGATGCCCACGTCGTCGTTGATGACGTCCTGCCGGCTGAGCGCGATCTGGCCGGCGTAGGTCTCGATGCGGTACGGGAACCGCTGCTCGCCGACGCCCATGTGCTTCACTTCGCCGCCCTTGCCGATCTTCGTCAACTCGCCGACGTCGAGGCCACGGATGGCGAGGTGCTCCTTGAAATCACTGGTGTTCCGCTCGCGGCACCACGCTTGCCATGTCGAAGGCGTGTCCACGTACCCCTTGATGATCAGCTTGTTCGCAGCATCGCTCAAGGCGTTCGGCAGACTCACCGTGCTCAAGCCTGACGCCGCCAACGTCATGGGGTCCATTCCAGCGGGCGAGCCGACATCCGACAGGATCGCCTGACGGGCCATGTCCGGCAGCGTCGACAGGCCTGCGGCCATGGCGACAGCACGCTCGCCGTACGTCTTTGCAGCGATTTCTTCGTTGCCACCGCGGCAGAGCATTGCGGCGGCAAGCGTCGCGGTGACGTCTTGGCCAGCGGTCAAAGCCCGCCCGTTACGGCCGCTGCCTGCGAACGCGACGCCTTCGCCGGCATCGAACCCGCGAGGCGTTTGCGGCTGGTTGGCGTAGAGCTTGGCGAGGTCGACCTTGTCCTGGACCTTCTCCAGGTCCCAGTCGTCGACAAGTGCCGCTCGCAGGATCGACGGGTGATCTTGGGCGATCGCCCGAATCTTGGCGACCCGGCGAGCCTCAGCGTCATAGGCATCGCCGACTCGGCCACGCATGGGCTCGTCGGAGAACGCGCC of Planctomycetota bacterium contains these proteins:
- a CDS encoding Mu-like prophage major head subunit gpT family protein, with protein sequence MTPPAMNDATLEARFKTTAQVAKSSDGNGRREFDLVAYRGGPMRATLKPPLPHPVVIKLSGLDLDKQNRPVLRDHDLGRLLGHTNTITTDGRELRASGTFSGERREIEPVLEASDNGFRWQVSVGTSFDMSDMDFVAAGQRRQVNGRELRGPVFVVNRSKLREISILTVGADDDTSAEVSATLNLTNMPETNQHTADGAPAIDGVLQSTLNTDAGAFSDEPMRGRVGDAYDAEARRVAKIRAIAQDHPSILRAALVDDWDLEKVQDKVDLAKLYANQPQTPRGFDAGEGVAFAGSGRNGRALTAGQDVTATLAAAMLCRGGNEEIAAKTYGERAVAMAAGLSTLPDMARQAILSDVGSPAGMDPMTLAASGLSTVSLPNALSDAANKLIIKGYVDTPSTWQAWCRERNTSDFKEHLAIRGLDVGELTKIGKGGEVKHMGVGEQRFPYRIETYAGQIALSRQDVINDDVGIFLDMGREFGNRAMRKMSDVAYETLFNAIDGGSHFAGANGNVLNSSSTNGSVLNADTLRDAIVLLHTQRYDENNDLDFSPTTLLVPPELHHEAKALLESDALQRIKTGDRLPTGNPNRNAVRLAVEPRLSNTGKYSSASGTHWLLFAAASA